The following DNA comes from Camelina sativa cultivar DH55 chromosome 14, Cs, whole genome shotgun sequence.
AACGGCTTGGGTAGACTCAGGCGCTACTATAGGAGAGCTTTATTACAGAATCGCTGAGAAGAGCAATGTTCTTGGGTTCCCCGCGGGGTTGTCCACGACATTGGGCGTTGGTGGACATTTTAGCGGCGGAGGGTACGGAAACCTGATGAGAAAGTATGGTTTGTCGGTGGATAACGTTGTTGGTTCCGGGATCGTTGATTCGAACGGGAACATCTTCACCGATCGGGTTTCGATGGGAGAAGACCGTTTTTGGGCGATTCGAGGAGGTGGCGGTGCAAGTTTCGGTGTTGTGCTCGGCTACAAGATCCAGCTAGTACCGGTGCCGGAGAAAGTGACGGTCTTTAAAGTCCAAAAGACAGTCGGCGAAGGAGCCGTTGATCTTGTATTGAAGTGGCAGAGTTTTGCACCTAGTACGGATCGGAATTTGTTTCTGAGGCTGACGTTGACTTTGGTCAACGGTATGAAGCCTGGTGAGAAGACGGTTTTGGCTTCGTTTATTGGGATGTATTTAGGTCCATCGGATAAGCTGTTGAGCTTGATGAACCGGGGTTTTCCGGAATTAAAGCTGAAGAAAACCGATTGTACCGAGATGAGATGGATTGATTCGGTTCTGTTTTGGGCCGATTATCCCATTGGTACACCGACTTCCGTGTTGCTAAACCCGACGGTTGCCAAGAAGTTGTTCATGAAGCGGAAATCGGACTATGTGAAAAGTCCGATTTCGAGAACCGGTCTTGGTTTGATACTCAAGAAATTGGTAGAGGTTGAGAAAGTTGAAATGAATTGGAATCCATACGGTGGAAGGATGGGGGAGATCCCGAGTTCGAGGACACCTTTCCCACATAGAGCAGGCAATTTGTTTAACATTGAGTACCTTATAGACTGGTCGGAAGCTGGAGAGAACGTGGAGAGGAGATATTTGGCACTCGCGAATGAGATGTATAGATTCATGACTCCGTACGTGTCTAGTAATCCGAGGGAGGCGTATTTGAATTACCGTGATCTTGACATAGGGTCAAGTGTTACTTCCACGTACCAGGAAGGTAAAATCTATGGGGTTAAATACTTTAAAAACAATTTCGAGAGATTAGTGGATATTAAAACCACTATCGATGCGGAAAACTTTTGGAGAAACGAACAAGGCATTCCGGTTCGAACATAATCAATACCATAAGAATGTTGTAAGCTGTGACATGTATCAagtcttggaaaaaaaaaatgaatgtatTAAACTGTCTAGttcaatattttgttattgAGTGTATtgttattttgtgaaatattgaaatatatatagataatcgttaatgaacaaaaaatatatagtactaattgTGCTGCTCTGTTACAAATAAACGTCATTATTGATGATTGGTGAACTaaacaacagaaaaatataaGTGAGAAGAAATAATGATAAACagtatcaaaatatttttaaaaacataaaaattacaataagagagaagagtacaaaaattgttacaaaatcaCTTTAGGTATTACCATATGATACCAATTTCTAACTAATAAAACAGTAAATAGTTACCAATCATAATCTATATCTAAAATTCGTCTTTCTTAAACTACTGCGGCGCTGCCACCCTCACAAACTTATGAATTTTCACATGTcattcaagaacaacaagttCACATGTCATTCAAGAGGTGTTCTCGTTTATTTCTTTCATGGGAGGATAACAGTATAACACACTCACATGCACCAAAGATATGTATACATTTATTGGCCAAGACATTCAACGTTCTCTCTATATTAACGGACATCGCGGGATTTGATAAAACAAGACTTGCACGATACACAGATCtgattaatacattttttttttcatatataaaaacgTCAACTTGTACTTCATCATCCCTCAGCTACAAGCCTACAAGTATATCTATCTATTAATCTCCAAAATTTTGCATAAACACTGCAAACAATAAACTTGAAAAGTCATATACAGATGATTAGATAATGACGCGTTTTGGCTATAGTGctaatatacaagtcaaagtcaaatatatatagtccACTATAACATTTAATCCGGACAAATAACTTAGCTGGATAATATACAACGTgagaaaataatttgtatatttgtatatctATTTGTATATAACCACAAATCTCATACCAAAACGCATCCTAATTAATCACTGTAAGTCTGTAACTTGTAAAAGCTAAAATTTTGTGCCTTTAAGATGTCTATATGTAGTGggaagaaaaagtttaaaatacagTGATATGTGATTGGGATCATTAATTGCCTTATTTAAATCTACAGTAAAACCCCCTAAATAAGAACGTTCACCATTCTAAATCTGCCActgaaattttcaaatatttgtgGGATATATATAACATGTGATACTTTGTTTTGATCTTTCACAATTGTTTTACATTTTCGGAGAAAGTTATCTTTTCAATTAGGTTCGGATAAGATGGTCGGACTAAGAGTCACTTACTTGTAAGCTTTGACATTGCGACTCactgaataataaaattattcaacttaagaaaatagttaactgccaaaaaaaaacccaaaaagaaaagacttgTTTCTGAAGTGTATTATTGAGCAAATGCGAACCTtggattaccaaaaaaaaaaagattgtttacTGGCCAAGACAATTAGTCTTTTACGTAACTACAAAAGTTATACACctttacaaaagaaaaccaaataaaaaaggattggttgaattttttaaatatttgccAGCGTAAGGGTTACAGAAGTACGTACTATAATAAGAACACTCGCATAAATAATTCATTGAACAGATTATAAGAAGAAACTAGGATCACTAACTTCTCACAGACAACACAAGCTTACAAAAAATAActcaccaaaaataaacattagaaaggaaagaaaaaaatgaaaaaattactCGTAATTTGTCTACTACTGATCTCAGTCTCAGTTGCAACTTCCCAGACCGATCCGGAGACTTTCCTCCGATGTCTCGTAAAAGAAGGTTCGAACCCGCAAGTTTTCATCTCCGACGTCACCTACATCCCATCAAACTCCTCTTTCACAACCATCCTCCGCCGCCGCATACCTAACCTCCGTTTCGACAAACCCACAACCCCAAAACCCATCGCCATCATCACCCCCACCACGTGGTCACACGTTTCTCCGGCGCTAGCTTGCGCACGTTTGCTTCCTGTCCAAGTCAGGATCCGAAGCGGAGGCCATGATTTCGAAGGACTCTCTTACACCTCTACCGGTCCGTTCTTCCTCATCGACATGTTCAACTTTAATTCCGTCGACGTGAACCTCACAGAAGGAACGGCTTGGGTTGACACCGGCGCTACACTCGGAGAGCTTTATTATAAAATCGCTGAGAAAAGCAATGTTCTTGGATTCCCGGCGGGGTTGTGCACTACATTGGGCGTTGGTGGACATATTAGTGGCGGAGGGTATGGAACAATGATGAGAAAGTATGGTTTGGCAGTTGATAACGTTGTTGGCTCCAGGATCATTGACTCTAACGGCAACACCTACTTCGATCGAATGTCAATGGGGGAAGAGCTCTTTTGGGCGGTTAGAGGAGGTGGAGCCGCGAGTTTTGGCATCGTGATGGGATACAAAATCCGGTTGGTTCCGGTTCCGGAGAAAGTAACGGTGTTTAGCGTGGGAAGAACCGTCGGAGAAGGAGCCGTTGATCTTATAATGAAGTGGCAGAATTTTTCTCATAGTACCGATCGGAATTTGTTCGTGAGGTTGACTTTGACTTTGGTCAACGGTACGAAGCCGGGTGAGAAGATGGTTTTAGCCACTTTTATTGGGATGTACTTAGGCCCGTCGGATAAGACGTTGAACGTGATGAACCGGGATTTCCCCGAATTAAAGCTGAAGAAAACTGATTGTACCGAGATGAGATGGATTGATTCGGTCTTGTTTTGGGCTGGTTATCCAATTGGTACACCAACTTCCGTATTGCTGAAGACTACTACGGTCTCGAACAAGGCGTTTCATAAACGAAAATCCGACTACGTGAAGCGTACGATCTCGAGAACCGGTCTCGGTTtgatattcaagaaattggtgGAGGTTGAGAAAGTGAAAATGTTTTTGAACCCGTATGGAGGAAGGATGGGGGAGATCCCAAGTTCGAGGACACCGTTCCCACATAGAGGAGGCAATTTGTTTAAGATTGAGTATCTCATAAGCTGGTCCCAAGCCGGAGATGACGTTGAAAAGACCCATTTGGCTAAAGCAAATGAGATGTACAAATTCATGACCCCGTACGTGTCTAGTAATCCGAGGGAGGCCTATTTCAATTACCGTGATCTCGACTTAGGATCAAATGTTAATTCCACGTACGAGGAAGGTAAAATCTATGGGGCTAAATATTTCAAAGACAATTTCGAAAGGTTAGTGGATATCAAAACCAAGTATGATGAGATAAATTTTTGGAGGAACGAACAAAGTATTCCGGTTCGAAAATAATTAAGTGTGCCACGAATGTTGTAACCTTGTGACATGTGTCACAATATTCAGCAAAATAAACAAGGACATATGTATTAAGCTTTGGTTCAAATCATTGTTGTCAATAGTACGATGATCACTCATTCGAggacaaatacaacttatacaAGTGTTTTCAAGATCACTAATTGGCCGGATTAATGTCCTAATATCACGTCAAACTTTAGTTAAATCACATAAATTTTATCTTATCAATCACCATTGTCAAAGTTGGAAATAGTTGACCGAATATTCAAAGTCAAAAAAATTCATAGTTTCTGTATTTATCAAAATCAGAAAACTCAAAactggaaaaataaatatattaaaaaaagacaaaaaaaaaaatgtatctcaTGATCTTCCTTGTCTTGTTTGCTGCATCGTACTCAATACCATCGAGCTATGCTGCAGATCCCGTAACCATCTACGATGATTTTGTCCGATGTTTCAAAAACGGGACAACTATCTCCGATGACTCTCTCTCCGACGTCGTTTTATCCCGTACCAGCGTTTCCTTCACCCCTGTTCTACGCGCCTACATCAGAAACGCTCGTTTCAACACCTCCTCAACTCCCAAACCATCCATCATCATCGTGCCACGTGTCGATTCCCACGTTCAAGCCGCCGTGACATGCGCCAAAACGCTTAATCTCCAGCTGAAGATCCGAAGCGGCGGCCACGATTACGACGGTCTTTCTTACGTATCCGCCGTGAAGTTCATCGTCCTCGATCTCTCCAATTTCAGAAACATCACTGTCGATGTAAACGACGGCGGAGGAGGATCAGCTTGGGTGCAAACAGGCGCGACGCTCGGCGAGCTTTACTACCGGATTTGGGAGAAGAGCGAGATCCACGCTTTCCCCGCCGGACTTTGTCCTACCGTCGGCGTCGGAGGACATGTCAGCGGCGGCGGATACGGGCACATGATTCGAAAGTTCGGACTCACTGTAGATCACGTAATCGACGCCACGATCGTCGACGCTAACGGCCAGATTCACGATCGGAAATCGATGGGAGAGGATCTCTTCTGGGCGATACGCGGCGGCGGCGGGGGAAGCTTCGGCGTCGTTTTGGCTTTCAAAGTGAAACTCGTGACGGTTCCAAAAACCGTAACCGTCTTCAGGATCGATAAATCAACTGACGAAAATGCCCTCGATATGGTTCATAAATGGCAATTCGTAGCTCCGAGAACCGACCCGGGTCTATTCATGAGAGTGTTGTTAGCCTCTCCGACGAAGAACAAAACACGTACGGTGAACGCTAAGCTCAGGGCGCTTTACCTTGGTAGAGCTGAAGACGTCGTTTTGAAGATGACAAAGGAGTTCCCGGAGATGGGTTTGAAGAAAGAGGATTGTAAAGAGATGACTTGGATCCAATCACTCCTATGGTGGATGAACCATGTAGATGTGGATAAAGTCAAACCGGAGATTTTGCTTGAGAGAGAACCGGATTCGGCTAAATTTCTCAAGAGGAAATCGGATTATGTCGAGAAGGAGATGACAAAACCAGAATTAAACCGGTTGTTTCAGAAATTGGCGACATTAGACAGAACCGGTTTGGTTTTGAACCCGTACGGAGGGAATTTAAACGCGACTGCTGTGAATGAAACGCCATTTCCGCATCGGCACAAACTATACAAGTTCCAACATTCTACGACATGGTCTGATGCTGGACCGGAAGCGGAGAGACTCTACATTGGTAATATGAGAACGACTTACAGGATCATGACCCCGTTTGTGTCGAAAAATCCTAGAAGTTCGTATTTTAACTATAGGGATATTGATATCGGGGTTAATGATCACGGGAGGGATAGTTATCGAAAGGGAGAAATCTACGGGAGGAAGTATTTTGGCGAGAATTTTGATCGATTGGTTCGGGTTAAAACAGCTGTTGATCCAGACAATTTCTTTAGAAACGAGCAGAGTATACCTTTACTACCTCATTCTAGAAGGTAGAGAACGTTTGAGTTGATATGACCTTTGTAACTTCTCTTTAGCGTTTCTTTCACGGAACTTGGAATAATTTCTGATAGAATCAGCTGCAAGCTATATATATTGTGGCATAGATACAGTTCGAAATTGAAAATGTTCCATATGTTGGTTTATAATTTGCTTCATACACAATACATTCCACAATTCCTCATATATCGGGAAATAGAAAACCAAATTTGACTGAACCGCAACTGGACGCAAAACCGGATCGAACACTcatttaataacaaaaagaagaaaaaataacatttcagTAATTACACATAAACACACTCTTAAACTAGAATCCACGACAGGATAAAGACAAGTTATAGAACAAATATGATGAGATTGTACAGACATGCCATATAACGTGTAAGCTCGGCTCAGTTCCTGTCTGTGCCGTGTAAAGCAAGGAAAAGACTAATCCAGATAAAGACAATCTTTGTGCCGAAGACCTTCAACTTCGAATTTGCATTAGTAAATGGAACGCCGGAGAGATTGTTCTGGTTGAGTCGATTCGTAAACGGTTGTTGATTTTGAGCAGATGAAGACGACGCTTGGTTGAATCCAGTTGATGATTGTTGATTAAACCCGTTTAAAGGTTGgtttacagaagaagaagaagaagttggctGACCAAGAATTGGTTGGTTTTGTCCAATTGATGCTGGTTGATTAAAACCGGTTAATGGCTGATTTGATCCGGTTAAAGGTTggtttatagaagaagaagaagatgatggctGACCAAGAATTGGCTGGTTCAGTCCAGTTGACTCTGGCTGATTAAATCCGGTTAATGGTTGATTTATCCCTGTTAAAGGCTGgtttacagaagaagaagaagatggctgaCCAAGAATCGGTTGGTTCTGGTTCCCTTGTAGCTTTGTTGGTGAATTGATGATCCCGCCTGTTGGTTGTAATGGTGTGGTTATTTGGGTTTCTTGTGCAGCctctgaagatgatgaaaccAAAAGGCAGAGAAGTATGATTGTGAGCATCCATTTCCCGGTTTTAGCGAGTTTCATCtccatatttttgaaaatttccagTGTATATTCCGGATTACTAAACATCAGATCTTATAGACATACAAATCCGGAGTAGTTAGCTTCTTTAAGGTTGACTGAGGAGTTGAtggaaagaacaaagaaagcAGTTGACCTGAAACACAATTCCAACTAAACCAACTATATAGTGTCTTTGTTTTGTATCATCTACTACATCACtgtgtttattatatacaagAATGATAGAACTTATCTATAAATACAGAAGAATGTATCAAAAACCGGTTTTCAAACGGTACGTGCCTAATGGAAAGCGAAATCCAAACCATCAAGGACATCCAAATCACTAGAAGAGTTCTTATCTGAAAGATCCACTTTTGGAGAGTTTCCTGTACTTCTGCTCAGTGCCCAAATCTTTATTCCTTTCTTGCTCTTTTTCAAGCCGACTAATTCTTGACTCTTACTTAGACTAGGACCAAATCTTATGCTTTGGACTCTGTCTAACAACAACCTGTCTTCTAGAGAGAGTTGGTTTTTATAAGTGAAGTCAGGGGAGAGGGATAGTTGCGTATTGGAGATGGTTAGgttgttgggtggagagacatGGTTGGTTTCTGTAAGCTTGACGCCGTGAACTCGTTTCTTTGATGACTTCATTAGTCGGTGAAGCCATACAACGAGTTCGAGTACGTATGAATCAACTTTTGGTTTATCAGCGTGATGAAGCGTCTGAAGCCGTGTTGGATTCCCGTTGTTCTCgctttttccttttcctttccCAAACTCTATCCTGTTTTCCACATTCCCATTCGTAGTTTCCAGATTagattcaagattcaagattcaagatttcaagattcaaaatttgaaaatttcagTAGTTGCTACTTGCTAGAAAGACTTACCTTGAATTTGCCCATTCACCTACCCATCCGAAACCTTGATGTGCTCTGTGAAAATTGAATAAGATGTGACAAAATGAATAAGGAGGAACATATTGAACACAAAATGATGGTGAAGGACAACTTACTTGGTAGTGTTTGCGGCGAACGGGACAAGCCATTGAAGCGACTTCTCCATTTCAGCTTTCATCTCAGATACTGAAAGCTGCAGAAACACTCAAgttaggaaacaaaaacaagaaacagaaccaaacaGTGCCTGAAAAAATACtagagaaacagagatctttTTGGGATAAACCTCTTCCTCAGGATCAAGAGTTTGTAGGCGAGGACGAAGAGCTGTCTTGACGGTAGCAGGTAATGCATTGTACAGCGTGTCCCTAACATTAGAAGGAAGAGACAATGGTCGAGACGCCTAGAAATTTTAATGATCAGTTTAAACCCGAGAATATATATCAGAATAAGACTGGTAAGAATTTGGATACTTACAATATTATCGATTTGTTGGATTAGATTAGCATAGTGTAACGAAAGACCGGCTTCACCTAATCGTTCTCTTCCCTGCTTCCTTCCATTGTGTTTTAGACCTGTTGTTGGTTAAGAAGACCATGCCAGATGAGATTTGAATTTCCAGAAGTAGGATCATCAGAGGACCAGAAGTACAAAGACACAGTAccattgtttccaaaaatttcCACAATCCTTTGACGTATATAGCTAACTACATCCACAAGCTTCTCAATTATCTGCAACAAAGATACATTAGAATAAATGGCATATGTACCATCATACACTCACACAAAGCAATTCAAATAATCACTTGCCTCTTCCAGATTCTGGGACCAGAGTGATTTCTTCTGTAAGCTCTTCACGAGTTTCTTCTGTTGTTTTAGTTCATTTTGTAAGATGACAATACTCTCTCCTACatggaggaaaaagaaaatgaaatcagGAGTCCTTGAAAGAGCTAGGGATGATCAAATAAATAGCAAGACCAACCTTTCCGAGGAAGGTTTAAAGACTCTACTTCTGCAAGCTTTCTTCTGTAATCTTGTTCAAACCTATCCAAAGCTTGCAACTCGTGATATAATTCCTGATAAAGCAAATGCAAGTAAGTTTCAAATCCCCCAGAACCCAATGACTGTTCATTGCAAGTTCAACATGGAAATAGGTGATGGAAGAGTTTTGAAGTGAAGAAAAATAAGACATACAGAAGTGAATCGAGCAAGAGTGACGAGCTCTTGCATCTTTGCCTCTGCCTCATCTTTGGGCAGTTTATGCTGGGAGTTCTCTGTGTCAAGCCTGAAACGTTATAGACCGGTGTACAATGAAAATCCACTGACATGCGGAGTGACTAAAGTAAAAAGTATTGGATAAGGACTTTCTCGATGCAGAACTAAACTTACTTCATAAAATATCGATCTAGATTGTGCCACTGTAAATCTTTGCACATATTGCCAAACCTGATCACCTCTCCAGAGAAAAGATCAAGTTCCTCCctacaaaaaaaaggaatatgaatcaagaaaaaaatgaataaaagacAACACAAATGGAGATAAATTATAAAACACAAACCTTTTGTCAGAAGCAGCAAGAATTTGCAATTCTGCTGTATCAGTAGAAACCAACTTCTTAAGTCCCTTGGAACGCAACATATCTTTCTTCATGAACTTGAGATCCTCGTCAGACAGAGATTGCAGCAAAGCAGCACCTTTGGCTATCGTGTTGGCTACTTCAAAAGCCAGCATAGTGACTTTGCTACCACGGAACGATGTAACACCAGAGCGCAACCCGTTTCCCGGGTTACGAGACATACTGCTTCCCAACGTGTCTAGAACTTCAACTGCTTTCTCTAACCCCATAACCCCAGCGCGTCCCATAAACGAGTTCCTCTGCATAAACTGTAGGAAGAAAAATCAAGAACCAAATTCTCATCAATACAAATGAAATCTTCTGCAATAGAACAGTAACTCAAACATGATTCATATGTGTCCCTAGAgacatttggaaaaaaaaaaccttggtAGAATCGTTCCTTAATGGAGGCATAGGTCCAAGTTCACCAGAAAAGTTGTAGACAACCTCATCAGGCTTGGAACTTTTCCGCCTGGAGCTTGCAGTGTTATCTGTATAATAAGAATCAgaggttcttcttctcctcatggACTTAAGTTTCCCAGACAACCCTCTtgacatatcatcatcatcctttgaTCTTAACTTgttcttatcatcatcatcatctttgaaTACACAAGAACAAACACCACCCATTTCGTCTTCTCCAATAAAAATGATCTCCCAGGTGGTAAAAGCTCAAATCTTTAGAGGAAAGAACTGTATTAAAACCAAGAATCAGCAGAAGAGACCAAAAAATGAGAATTCAAAACctgagagaagaagatcaagaattGCAACTACGGTAGGGACAAAAAGAAAGACTTGGTAAATGGGTGAGACAAAGTCAGAAACTTTGTTTAATAAAACACCATTCACAAAGCTAAGAGGAAGCCCCGTGGAATCAATGGCtccatttgttttttgttttctttgacttAATCATTTTAAACAAAGAGAAGTCAGAGCTACGACTATTCTTACTtcctttttgtcatttttattaaaaaaattgtttgtttatcgagagagggagagagagagagagagcgagagagagagtagaagaaGACCATAGTTGAAGAAACCTCGCCGGCCCTTTGAACATTGAAATGTGAAAGTGACGTGCttaggttttaatttttcaccaatcataatatttttgtaaacataGTCAAACCTTCGTTTCAAGTTTCAACGATAGTGAAAgtataagaagatgaagaagaagaagaagaagaagaagaagaagagtagacATGCTTACTGGCTGAGACGCGGCGGTTGAGGCTGTTTCCGGCGCCGGGATTGTAACCAGAGCGGTGATCGGGGGattctggtttgtttgttgatgttgatgaatTTGGGTGTACCGTGTCGGTTTAATCCTGAACCGGTGGAAATTACGGTTTAATGTATTGAAAATTGGAGAAATCGATCCGGCGAACGTAGGGTTTGTGGGAAATTTCGGCATCGATCTATAGTTATCTTTCTGGATTGAAATTTTGGATTCGTGatctttttttacttgtttagttgatttgcttgaagaagaagatgaagatgagctCCGACCGTCGCAGAACCGTGAAATTTGAGATGATTTGTGAGAGGTGGTGACATGTTGCGGcccaaatttataaatattgggCCGAATTTAGGCCTATCAGAATAAACTTATCaatatgtgtgtttttgtaGTAGTTTCACAccgaaaacaattttttttttatggttcttATTAAATTGAAATTGAGATAAATTGAGATGATCTTAATACTCAGGCCAGatcttgcttttgattttttttatgattatttttttggaattatattttggaattaaaattatatttagtgttgtttggtaaattttaaatataaaattctaatttAAGGATCACAAATTGCTATTAGTTAGGCTATTAGTGAACAATATAAACCTTGCGATAAAAGTTTAATCGTGTTATTCATTAACTACCACTTAAAGTGCTACAAAGAAAGTTCTATTATCAATATTACTTTCTCTCTTCTAATTTATAAGAGTTTTTagctaaaacacacaaaaattaagaaacaagaaatgtttaattatttaacatatttcaacatatagaaaaaaatactataaactttaaataatcaaaaacattaaattaataCTAAAAAGGTACATTGaaacgttaaaaaaaatcttacaaaatggaacaaataaaaaaatctaaagattttatatatgggAACAGAGGGAATATTAAACTAGCAGTCTAGGACTAGTATtgtttaaaataagataaaccggtaaaatttgtaaattattatatgtATTGTTAGAAGTTTGCTATTAATGGAGATACAGGTTGAAGAAGGAATTTAAAGTCAACTAATTGTTACTACAATATTCTTTATGTATATTGAAAACATCGACATTCTGTGAAACAAGTCCATTCACATTCATtttgaagtttctttttttgtcaggGAAGCAGAAAAAGAAGTAGTTGGGAAGACGGTGGTTTACAAAAATGGTAACTAAAGCTATATGGCCTATGCAAATTAAGCTCATGTCTCCCCTCGTCATCATTTCAAGTTAAGGCTTTACTATGCTATATAGTTACCATATCTACTAATTTCTTATCCATAACTCACTATCATGTATTTTTCATACCAGTATTAACTGGTTATTATGAAACACAACTCtgattgaaaaacaaaaagaaaaacacaacttaaaaagtcaattacaataaaaatatctttaaactTCTTAAATAAAAGCAGATGGAAGTAATATTTCAGTTCTTTTCTCAAAGAATAATATTATGAATTAATGAAATGTataatttagtaatattttagttttactgCCTCATGTTGTCTTCAttatgttcatatattttatcgTTATTATTCGCTGCGGCATTTATAACCGAAGTATATATTGTTTGCTCGAGTGTGTTATTAGAATTAACCATATAGTCTTGCTAGAGTTTAACTTATTAATCATAGTCTTGGTAAAAAGTTTGACTTATTAgtccataaacaaaagaactatgttatcatttttctaaatatttcaaAAGAAGGTACATATGACCTGAAATGAATTTCAGAATATCTTAGTTATCATTTTCTTAGAGGAAATACTCAtgcacacaaaaataaaagaaggttTTTATGCTATGTCTCTGTTTCATTAGATAGTCTCTGGTAAAGGATAAGGAACATTAAAAGGATTGAAAGTACATATATTGCTTTTTTCAGATGATAACAAtcatcaatatattttattattagttttaaaacttATCAACAAGAGATATTTTAGCACAATGTAATAAAATATAGCTATATGTGACTACTTGTGTCATGTGTGGGTGCTTGCTGCTTGGGCGTGCGAGTGTGTAGTCTAGGATTTTGCAGCTTTACGGCTAAACTACAACTTTGTTATGTTAATTGgtttatatcttattttatttcagttaaAACCCCATTGGAAATGTTTGATATCGACAATAACTTGGAGTAAATGACTAGCATCCAATGATCCAAAATTTATTGAGATCCatgtaaaaattattatcaaatctATTTGTAGCTCATGTTTGTTCTATTGGTCGACATCGAATATTTTCCTTAGTTGGGACATAATTCAGTTTGTGTTATTCACCTGGCACTTACATCGACAGATTAAATCGGAGTTGACCCGATCCAACTACCAATTACCAAAGAAGTGCTAACGCAACTATC
Coding sequences within:
- the LOC104741681 gene encoding uncharacterized protein LOC104741681 → MGGVCSCVFKDDDDDKNKLRSKDDDDMSRGLSGKLKSMRRRRTSDSYYTDNTASSRRKSSKPDEVVYNFSGELGPMPPLRNDSTKFMQRNSFMGRAGVMGLEKAVEVLDTLGSSMSRNPGNGLRSGVTSFRGSKVTMLAFEVANTIAKGAALLQSLSDEDLKFMKKDMLRSKGLKKLVSTDTAELQILAASDKREELDLFSGEVIRFGNMCKDLQWHNLDRYFMKLDTENSQHKLPKDEAEAKMQELVTLARFTSELYHELQALDRFEQDYRRKLAEVESLNLPRKGESIVILQNELKQQKKLVKSLQKKSLWSQNLEEIIEKLVDVVSYIRQRIVEIFGNNGLKHNGRKQGRERLGEAGLSLHYANLIQQIDNIASRPLSLPSNVRDTLYNALPATVKTALRPRLQTLDPEEELSVSEMKAEMEKSLQWLVPFAANTTKAHQGFGWVGEWANSRIEFGKGKGKSENNGNPTRLQTLHHADKPKVDSYVLELVVWLHRLMKSSKKRVHGVKLTETNHVSPPNNLTISNTQLSLSPDFTYKNQLSLEDRLLLDRVQSIRFGPSLSKSQELVGLKKSKKGIKIWALSRSTGNSPKVDLSDKNSSSDLDVLDGLDFAFH